A single Lactuca sativa cultivar Salinas chromosome 8, Lsat_Salinas_v11, whole genome shotgun sequence DNA region contains:
- the LOC111894244 gene encoding ethylene-responsive transcription factor ERF016 translates to MVRPTGSGGGGRSEKKEGRYKGVRMRKWGKWVAEVRQPNSRDRIWLGSYDTAEEAARAYDAALFCLRGPSALINFPAHPPDIPVTADLSPSQIQVAASRHARGLSTDSSSLTQVGNPKTGYQEDPESNIFREYRSYFPAEDGGGSGDGGGDDENVVFETQRLWAY, encoded by the coding sequence ATGGTGAGGCCTACTGGTAGTGGTGGCGGTGGTAGATCGGAGAAAAAGGAGGGGCGTTACAAGGGTGTGAGGATGAGAAAATGGGGGAAATGGGTTGCAGAAGTCCGTCAACCCAACAGTCGTGATAGAATATGGTTGGGGTCATATGACACGGCGGAGGAGGCCGCCAGAGCTTATGACGCCGCTCTTTTCTGTTTACGTGGTCCGTCTGCGTTGATTAATTTCCCCGCCCATCCACCGGACATCCCCGTCACCGCAGATCTCTCTCCGTCCCAGATACAGGTGGCAGCTTCCCGGCATGCTCGTGGCTTGTCGACGGATTCTTCCTCGTTGACCCAAGTCGGCAATCCCAAAACGGGGTATCAGGAAGACCCGGAAAGTAATATATTTAGAGAGTATCGGAGTTATTTCCCGGCGGAGgacggtggtggtagtggtgatgGAGGAGGAGATGATGAGAACGTGGTTTTTGAGACGCAGCGTTTGTGGGCGTATTGA